In the genome of Thiorhodovibrio winogradskyi, the window ATCGACGGACTGCTGGAACCCGAGGGGCACGCCGGGCCGGTCTATGTGGTCGAATTCCAGGGGCAAGGCTCGGAGCGGGCCGGTTACAATCTGCTGGCTAAGATCGGACTCTACGGCGAACAGTGTCCGACGCGGGATGTCATCGGCATCGGCGTGTTTCTTCGCGAGGGCGATGTCCCGGGTTATCCCGGCGGGCTATGCACCTCGCCCAACTTGGTACGCATCGTCATCCTGGAGCAGATCCTGCCGGACTGGCTGGCGCGCGAGCCGGAGAATCCCTATCTGGCGGTGTTCGCGCCGCTGCTGATCGAGGACGAAGCGGAATTGCGCGCCCGCGCCCCGGAGCTTTGGCAAGGGATCCAGACGGCGCCGCTCCCGGCTGATGCGCGCGAGCTGTTATCGCAAGTCATGGAATTTTGGTTTTTCGAACGCTTTCGCGGCCTGACCGCACAGGAGATCTGGGCTATGTTGAATCTGGTGACCCCCATCCAAGAGACCCGCGCCTATCAATCCATCTTTGCCGAGGGCAAGGTCGAGGGCGAGGCCAAGGGCGAGGCCAAGGGCGAGACCAAGGGTAAGGCGAACACCCTCAAGCGGCAGATCAAACGCCGTTTCGGTCGTCTGTCCACCGCGGCCGAGCAGCGCATCGACGCGGCGGCGGTCACGCAGCTCGATGTCTGGCTCGATGACATCCTCGACACCGACAGCGTGGACAGCCTGCTCGGGAAGGAGCTCTAGGTGCCAGCACAGCCACTGACCATTGTTGTTGAGTCCGGCACCCATGTCGGATGGGTAGAGCGCCGTGAAACCCGCCAAACCCAGGTGCCAAGTCATCAGGAATCGCCCCCGCCGCGACGCCAGCGCCTGCGCTGATCGGTTGAGCCTGTTCAGCAACGCGAGAAACAGGTGAATTGTGAACAGTCCCTGCTCTCCTAAGCCAAGCCTGTCCAAGCGAGTCCGCTCGCGCAACGCCTAATGACTACCGAAAATTAATTCCACCCTGGCCCCTATTGATGCCCCGGGGAGTCTCCATGCCACTGACCATGACGCGACATCCGTGTTGCCTGCCGGGGGGCCAAACCCGTCGGCACTCTCCAACGTAATTTTCGGGGCTCTACACCTTCAGGGGCGGCTTCACCCGCTACTTTTGCACCTCGCCTGTTTTCATGCCTACGCATCGTCGCGTCAGTTACCCTTCGCGCCGCAAGGCTTGATACCGGGCTCGCAGCTCACGATGACCCAGGCGGGACTCTCACCCGCTAGAACACGCGTCCTTGCCAGGCCGCACTGGCCCCTATTACCTCTGAGTCGATGGTGATGCGCGGCCGGAGCCCCGGTGCGGGCGCTGGGCGGGCGTGATGCAGCGGATTGATGAAGAAACTTCCCGTTATTCAGTATATGTACCCGGAATTTCGTTATGTGTCCCGTCCGTCCGGTCGTTTCTAATCCGCCTGATCGCGCAGTTGTGCCTTGAGGCGCTCGATTTCGGCCAGGGCCGATTCTTTCGCGATCCGCTCCTGCTCGGCGAACCGCTGCGCTTGCTCTTTGGCCGCCCGCTCCTGCTCTTTTGCCGCCCGCTCCTGCTCTTTTGCCGCTCGCTCCTGCTCTTTTGCCGCTCGCTCCTGCCGCGCCTCGACCTGCAAGGCGTCGAGATGGCGCTGGATACTGATCTGCTGACGCAGGTAATTCTGCCGCGCCTGATAAGCGTGGTAGGCGCGTTCTTTCTCGGAGAAGGCTTTTAGGGTGCTCATGGCTTGGTGCATCTCTTGGGTATGCATCCACTCGGGCAGATGCGATTCGTCGAGGCGGGGCGCTTCGATGAAGAACTTCAGCCAGCGCTCCAGTTCGGTGACCACGGTCTCGGCGGCGAATTTGCTCAGTTCCAACAGGTAGAGACCGCCGTGGTCGAGCAGTTCCCGGCCCTGGTCATCGCGCAGCCGAAAGCGGTGAAACCATTCGCACAGGCCGGAACGCAGGGTCTGTCCCAGCAGCCAGATGGCGTAAGTCGGGCGGAGATGCTCATAGGGTTCGCCGTCCTGTAACTGGGCGCTGTAGAGATCGGCCCAGCCATAGAGCATGCGCGCGGGCAGTTCGGGGAGATTGAGCAGTTGCAGTTCGATCTGATAGAGCCGCCCGGCCTGGCAGGGCGAAACCGTGCTAGCCCTAATTGACAAGCCGTAGAAGTATTTACCCTCGATTCTGGACATTTCCGTCCGACTCGTTCAAACTGCCTGCCTATGTTGATTGACGAGGCAGCCCCCTGAACTTGCACGACATCACCCTGCGTGCGGTCGCCCCAGATGAAGAGGCGCGCTTCAA includes:
- a CDS encoding DUF2887 domain-containing protein, with product MKTDHPIYLFLSAGAEAFRVLTGGMRLEGAYRFSSTTLKTVERRIDGLLEPEGHAGPVYVVEFQGQGSERAGYNLLAKIGLYGEQCPTRDVIGIGVFLREGDVPGYPGGLCTSPNLVRIVILEQILPDWLAREPENPYLAVFAPLLIEDEAELRARAPELWQGIQTAPLPADARELLSQVMEFWFFERFRGLTAQEIWAMLNLVTPIQETRAYQSIFAEGKVEGEAKGEAKGETKGKANTLKRQIKRRFGRLSTAAEQRIDAAAVTQLDVWLDDILDTDSVDSLLGKEL
- a CDS encoding PD-(D/E)XK nuclease family transposase; its protein translation is MSRIEGKYFYGLSIRASTVSPCQAGRLYQIELQLLNLPELPARMLYGWADLYSAQLQDGEPYEHLRPTYAIWLLGQTLRSGLCEWFHRFRLRDDQGRELLDHGGLYLLELSKFAAETVVTELERWLKFFIEAPRLDESHLPEWMHTQEMHQAMSTLKAFSEKERAYHAYQARQNYLRQQISIQRHLDALQVEARQERAAKEQERAAKEQERAAKEQERAAKEQAQRFAEQERIAKESALAEIERLKAQLRDQAD